One uncultured Carboxylicivirga sp. genomic window, TCACAGGTTCTCAACCTTTGTGAAGTGAAAGATGAAATGCGAAAAGATATGCCGGTTAATTTCGAGAGTGGATCGCTCGATACGATACGTAAACTGGTAGATGCTGAAGGAGGATATACTTTACTCCCCGGCCTGGCTGCAGAAGAGTTACCTTTTGAGATGCATCGAAATATCAAAGAATTTGAATTGCCTGTGCCGGTTCGCGAGGTTAGTCTGGTTTATTCCCGTTCATTTTATAAAAAAATATTACTCGAAAGACTTATTGAATCAGTTAAACAGCAAGTGCCTGAAGAGATGCTGGATAAATCAAGAGGATTGGTGGTTGAATGGCGTTAATCATGCATTATATGTTGGAATAACAGCTTTGATTCTTCCTCTTCTATAGCTTTAGGAAATAGGATGTTATGACTGTCGATTGAAATAGGAAGTCTTTGTAAAAATGCTAATGCACGTAGCATTGCCAGGTATTTGTTATTCTCTTTTGAATAATTTTGAACGTTCAGTTTTTGCCTGATCTCTGATGGTAATTGTGATAAACGTGTTGCAACCGGATCAGTGAAACTGGTAATTGTAATCCTTATAGAATCGCCATTATTTATAATATCAGCATTTACTAATCGCTGTTTACCAAATTGGGTTAGTGGAAGTTCGAATTCTCTTTCTATGTTTTTATAATGTTGAGGTTTGCTATTTATAGCAATGGTAGGTTGAATAATGATTTCAATATCAATTGATGGCAAAGAATCATTAAGGACATCATTAATAAAGTCCTTTTTTATAGAAAATTCATCAGGATTAAAATAGTGTTTCAGCTGAATGGTATCAACTTTTATTGCTGATGGTTCAGGTGTTTTTATTACTGGAGAAGAGACTGTATTTGCCAGTAATTGTATTTCGTCGCGTTGTGCTCCAAGCAGACTGTACGAGGCCGATAGTAAGTCTATTTTAACCTCATTGGGCTTGATTGAATCCGGAAATACCAGGTCCTGACTGGCTATGTTAAACCAAACACCATCAGCAAAATAATAAATGCTATCTTTCTTTTTCCAGCTTTGAGGATTCGGGCCAAGCAAAGCTTCCATCTTCTCAATTTTGCGTTGAGCGTTATCTAATTGCTTGTATTCTTTGGCAACTTTGTCTTCCAGTTCTTTTATTCTAACTGCCTTCTTGGTCAGATTGGTTAAATGAGAATCAATCAATGTTCGACGATAATTGATAGCAGTTTCCGAAACGGGTTCCATTTTTTGTAAACTGTCAATCTCAAGTCCCAGTTTCTCCAATCTACTTTCCATATCGTTTTTGCTTTGATACTCTTTTTCAAGAATAGCCAGAAGTGATCCTTCTGATTTTAGATCAAATAATGGTTTATCAATCAGTTCCTCTTGTAATTGTTTAATTCTGTCGATATATGAAATTCCCTTACTTTCGGTGGCATCAGGAGATAACGTTTTTGTTTTAGAATCAGAAAACAAATGATAACTCTTGTTTTTGCATGTAATAACTACTAAAGGTTTAAATGTTGAGTCCAAACCCCATAATGAGAAATGAAAAGCTTTCCCATCATCATCGGATAATTTAATGACTGTACTGCATATGTCTTTCGGAATCACCATATTATTGTGAGCAACTACCTCATAAGTAAACAGTCCAATTGCTTTTCCATACCAGGACTTGTTTGATCCATCCGGATGAGGTTCAGTCTCATATAGCAAACCTGCTGTTCCGCTCCCTTCCCCGGCAGCCAGCATCAGTAAATGATCAAACTTATTGACTGGATTAATAAGTTTAAAGTAATCCTTACTGCGATTCTCAATGGTTCTGTTCAACTCAATTCGCCATTGATTCATTGCGTGTTGCTGAGTTTTGGGTTCAAGTTTAAAATCATTCAGTTTTTGCAGTTTAATCTTGAGAGGTAGAGATGGATGAATGATTGTAAAAAGAATTTCATCCATCTTTTTATCCTTCATTTTAGAAGGTAAATTTTTGGAGAGTTTTGTTTTAAATATGAGATAAAGCTTATCTGCATATTGATCGTTGTTTACAATGGTTTTTAATTGCTCGTTTAACTCATAAAGTGCCAAAAGGGTGGCGGTTTCTGCTATTAAACCCGGATCAGTCAATGCTATTCCTGACCAATCGATTTGCAACGAGTCAGGGTTGTTTATCTGGTAATATTCAATTGCATTGTAGTCAACATTTGATTTATATGCATTATATTGAATGAAACTTTCCTTGTTAAATAAAAAGTACTGCTGCAAGTTGTGATAAAGAACAGGTGTTTTTTGAACGATGCGATAAAGATATGCTCTTTGTTGAGGATTAAAGGATTGTGCAAAAATTGAATTGCACATCAGAACAAGCAGAAGCAAAAAGAATAATCGATGCATTCATTCCCGGGTTTGAAAATTGAAGATAGTATTTTTAACGGAATGTGAAAGCGTAAAAAATGCCACCTGTTCAGCTCAGGTGGCATACTTAATCGATTTTTAAAATATTATTTATTTGGATGCTGCCTTAGGAATAACATCATTGGCAGTTTTCCCATCTTTCAAAAATGTTTTAACGTTTTCAAAAGTTGTTTCGGCAATATTCATCACTGCTTCTTTGGTGAAAAAAGCCTGGTGGGCGGTAATCAATACATTTGGAAAAGTCTGTAATCTTACAAATTTATCGTCCTGTATCACTGTTTCAGAATGATCTTCAAAAAATAATTCTTCTTCCTCTTCGTAAACGTCAAGGCCCAGATACCCAACTTTCCCCTTTTTTAAACCATCAATAACAGCTTCTGTATCAATTAAAGGACCACGACTGGTATTAATAATCATTACTCCGGTTTTCATGGCTGCAATGGCATATTCATTAATCATATGAAAAGTCTCATAAGTCAATGGACAGTGTAATGAAATAACATCACTTTGTTTATAAATATCATGTAATTCTACATATTCAAGTCCTGCTTTTTGCAGCTTTTCGTTTGGAAACTTATCGTAAGCCAATATTTTGCAACCGAATCCTTTTACCAAATTGATAAATATCTCGCCAATTTTACCGGTACCGATAACACCAACTGTTTTCCCATGCAAATCAAAACCAAGCAGTCCGTCCAATGCAAAATTACCATCTCGAACACGTGTGTATGCTCTGTGGAATTTACGATTCAGACTTAAAATCAACCCTAAAGAATGTTCAGCAATGGCATACGGCGAGTATGCAGGAACTCTAACCACGTTTATGCCATGTTGCTGTGCTGCTTCTATATCCACATTGTTAAAGCCGGCACAACGCAAAGCAATCTGTTTAACGCCATTGGCTTTTAAACCTTTAATTATTTCTTCATCAACCGTATCATTTACAAATACACAAACAGCATCAAAGCCTTTGGTTAATGGAATGGTATTATTATAAAGTCGGGCTTCGTAATAGGTTAATTCGTATTGGTATTTAGAATTTAGCTCATTAAATGAATCAACAACCCATTTGCGGCTGCTGAATACTGCCATTTTTATTTTCTTTGTCTTGTTG contains:
- a CDS encoding 2-hydroxyacid dehydrogenase; this translates as MAVFSSRKWVVDSFNELNSKYQYELTYYEARLYNNTIPLTKGFDAVCVFVNDTVDEEIIKGLKANGVKQIALRCAGFNNVDIEAAQQHGINVVRVPAYSPYAIAEHSLGLILSLNRKFHRAYTRVRDGNFALDGLLGFDLHGKTVGVIGTGKIGEIFINLVKGFGCKILAYDKFPNEKLQKAGLEYVELHDIYKQSDVISLHCPLTYETFHMINEYAIAAMKTGVMIINTSRGPLIDTEAVIDGLKKGKVGYLGLDVYEEEEELFFEDHSETVIQDDKFVRLQTFPNVLITAHQAFFTKEAVMNIAETTFENVKTFLKDGKTANDVIPKAASK